Proteins encoded in a region of the Nitrospira sp. genome:
- a CDS encoding phosphotransferase, which produces MLSANPTPLKAPLSPPDQTLIAQAVETRLPPGLLLRTLTPLAGDASNRRYYRAAVAGGPPHSVIVMQLAEPEGFKQSEEAVSGGIHQISELPFVNIMSHLAKAKVPVPTLHYYDQSAGLLYLEDFGDVTLAEAVSQADAPRVESRYKQAVNVLVQMQIDATTPADPGCLAFHRSFDVPLLMWEFDHFLEYGIAARNGRPLPDEDATAIRREFEGIAELLAGQPRVFTHRDYHSRNLMVDGLRLGVIDFQDALMGPTTYDLASLLRDAYIQLDEALVDDLVGDYLDQLAERRFVGADRAAFRRLFDLTSIQRNLKAAGRFVYIDRVKGNPKFLADIPRVLSYVKRNLEKYPELTTLRKQLSPHVPELQ; this is translated from the coding sequence ATGTTGTCGGCCAACCCAACCCCTTTGAAGGCACCACTCTCTCCGCCTGATCAAACACTCATCGCTCAGGCCGTCGAAACTCGTCTTCCTCCTGGCCTCTTGTTGAGGACTCTGACGCCATTGGCAGGGGATGCCTCCAATCGGCGCTACTATCGAGCTGCTGTTGCCGGAGGGCCACCACATTCCGTGATCGTGATGCAGCTGGCTGAGCCGGAAGGGTTCAAACAGTCCGAAGAGGCGGTGAGTGGGGGGATACATCAGATCTCCGAACTGCCGTTCGTCAATATCATGTCGCATCTGGCCAAAGCGAAGGTGCCGGTGCCTACACTTCACTACTATGATCAATCCGCAGGGCTGCTCTATCTGGAAGATTTCGGAGATGTGACGTTGGCGGAAGCTGTCAGCCAGGCGGATGCACCGAGAGTGGAGTCACGGTACAAGCAGGCCGTCAACGTCTTGGTACAGATGCAGATCGACGCGACGACACCGGCTGATCCCGGGTGCCTGGCGTTTCACCGTAGCTTCGACGTGCCGTTATTGATGTGGGAGTTCGATCACTTCCTGGAATATGGAATCGCGGCACGCAACGGTAGACCGTTGCCCGATGAGGATGCCACGGCGATAAGGCGCGAGTTCGAAGGCATTGCGGAACTACTAGCTGGGCAGCCACGCGTCTTCACCCATCGCGATTACCACTCTCGCAATTTGATGGTCGACGGGCTGCGGCTCGGCGTGATCGACTTTCAGGATGCCTTGATGGGACCGACGACCTACGATCTTGCATCACTGCTGCGGGACGCCTACATTCAGCTCGACGAAGCCCTCGTTGATGATTTGGTGGGGGATTACCTCGACCAGCTGGCCGAACGACGTTTCGTCGGGGCTGATCGTGCCGCGTTCCGACGGCTGTTTGATCTGACGAGTATTCAACGCAATCTGAAGGCGGCAGGCCGGTTTGTCTACATTGATCGGGTGAAAGGTAACCCGAAATTCTTAGCCGATATCCCTCGTGTCTTGAGCTACGTCAAACGCAATCTTGAAAAATATCCGGAACTGACTACCCTCCGGAAGCAGCTCAGCCCACACGTGCCGGAATTGCAGTAG
- a CDS encoding VanZ family protein has protein sequence MTTFLRYWGPVCGYAGLIFYLSAQSHPETHVPFVTYFSDKVLHAVEYAVLGALCYRAIRGSGNDSWGQVAIPAAILLTSLYGVSDEVHQAFVPFRESSWLDWLADTVGAALGVTVMHRALSFRPVGSIPEALP, from the coding sequence ATGACGACATTTCTTCGGTACTGGGGGCCGGTGTGCGGATATGCCGGGCTCATTTTCTATCTATCCGCGCAGTCTCATCCTGAAACCCATGTACCGTTCGTCACATATTTCAGTGATAAGGTCTTGCATGCCGTCGAGTATGCGGTATTGGGTGCGTTGTGCTACAGGGCAATTCGTGGAAGTGGAAATGATTCGTGGGGGCAGGTTGCGATTCCAGCGGCCATTCTACTGACCTCGTTGTACGGGGTGAGCGACGAGGTTCACCAAGCGTTCGTTCCGTTTCGAGAATCGAGTTGGCTCGATTGGCTGGCGGATACCGTCGGAGCCGCGCTCGGGGTGACCGTCATGCATCGGGCGTTGAGTTTCAGACCGGTGGGCTCGATTCCGGAAGCGCTGCCGTAG
- a CDS encoding glycoside hydrolase family 57 protein has translation MKNVHVCFLWHMHQPYYTDPVAGSASMPWVRLHATKAYYDMAALLERFPAVRATFNFTPSLLLQLQEIDTGKILDLFLEHAQRPAANLTLEEKAFLVRHFFSANWATMVRPYPRYHELLVKRGLDMPGHDLHRVARQFSTQELLDLQVWHNLAWFGYGTVQQYPRLATLRQKNRGFTEDDKQEVLELQRTAVREILPLYRRLMEREQIELTTTPFYHPILPLVIDTDINRRARPDLPLPARFHAPDDAAAQLQQAVDFHHQTFGRSPVGLWPSEGSVCPEMLPLIHQARLRWFATDEGILARSLGMCGRPWHRQSALYQPYRIGEEGHSLTALFRDREISDAFGFVYHKTTPESAAEDVMRRVRGIFHEVSQDKIVIAIVLDGENPWEHYHDGGERFLSLLYEAFTNHRLDQAGQIVVHTSTVSDAITSFQPMQQLPSLHSGSWINSDYKIWIGHHEDNRGWDLLGHTRTRLMELAPSLPPDRARAAWQELYAAEGSDWFWWYGDDFDTDFKPEFDRLFRTHLRNVWTYMGIPPPDQLNNPICTRDIASWSDSIQQPLVLLNPTIDGMVTDFFEWRGAGSIDTRPPLGAMWKADGLFTAIRFGWNMDHLVMRFDPDETSGTRQGLDVDITVQGPQFTFRLMFPLSSSPGPKAFLLSRRTQTDAWQEIGSYGSIKAHAILELAVPWKELCLEQGNAAQISIIVREQGLEVARYPGHGSAILTVPGPEFEAGLWRV, from the coding sequence ATGAAGAATGTCCACGTGTGTTTCCTGTGGCATATGCACCAACCCTATTACACCGATCCCGTAGCTGGATCGGCCAGCATGCCGTGGGTACGCTTGCATGCGACCAAGGCCTATTATGATATGGCTGCTTTGTTGGAAAGATTTCCTGCTGTTCGCGCCACATTCAATTTTACCCCATCCCTTCTCTTGCAGTTACAGGAAATCGACACCGGTAAGATTCTCGACCTTTTTCTGGAACATGCACAACGCCCAGCAGCCAATCTCACTCTTGAAGAAAAGGCCTTCCTGGTTCGTCATTTCTTTTCGGCCAACTGGGCGACGATGGTACGACCCTATCCACGATACCATGAGTTGCTGGTGAAACGGGGACTGGACATGCCAGGGCATGATCTCCACCGCGTCGCCCGCCAATTTTCCACACAAGAGCTCCTGGATCTGCAAGTTTGGCACAATCTCGCCTGGTTCGGGTACGGCACCGTTCAACAATATCCTCGTCTGGCCACGCTGCGCCAGAAAAATCGCGGCTTCACCGAGGACGACAAGCAGGAAGTATTGGAACTGCAACGGACGGCCGTGCGAGAAATTCTCCCCCTGTACCGACGGCTCATGGAGCGGGAACAAATCGAACTGACCACGACTCCTTTCTATCATCCGATTCTGCCGCTGGTCATCGACACCGATATCAACCGACGGGCCAGGCCGGACCTCCCCTTGCCCGCTCGTTTCCACGCACCTGATGATGCCGCGGCTCAACTTCAACAGGCCGTCGATTTTCATCATCAAACATTCGGCCGGTCTCCTGTCGGTTTGTGGCCATCAGAGGGATCGGTTTGTCCCGAGATGCTTCCTCTTATCCATCAGGCCCGCCTTCGCTGGTTTGCCACGGACGAAGGCATCCTTGCACGCTCTCTGGGAATGTGCGGCCGTCCATGGCATCGACAGTCCGCGCTCTATCAACCCTATCGCATCGGTGAAGAGGGGCATTCTTTAACCGCACTGTTTCGCGACCGCGAGATCTCCGACGCGTTCGGATTCGTCTATCACAAGACGACTCCCGAATCCGCAGCCGAGGATGTCATGCGGCGTGTGCGGGGCATCTTCCATGAAGTCTCACAAGATAAGATCGTCATCGCCATCGTTTTGGACGGTGAAAACCCGTGGGAACACTATCACGACGGCGGTGAACGATTCCTTTCGCTCCTGTACGAGGCGTTCACGAATCATAGACTGGATCAAGCCGGACAGATCGTGGTCCACACGTCGACTGTCTCCGATGCGATTACCTCCTTTCAGCCCATGCAGCAGCTGCCCTCTCTCCATTCAGGCTCCTGGATCAATTCCGACTACAAGATCTGGATCGGGCACCATGAGGACAATCGCGGATGGGATCTCCTCGGCCATACGCGCACACGGCTCATGGAGCTAGCGCCGAGCCTTCCTCCTGACCGCGCAAGAGCGGCATGGCAAGAACTGTACGCCGCCGAAGGCAGCGACTGGTTCTGGTGGTACGGTGATGATTTCGATACCGATTTCAAGCCGGAATTCGATCGGCTCTTTCGAACGCATCTCCGCAATGTCTGGACCTATATGGGCATTCCGCCTCCCGACCAACTGAACAATCCCATCTGCACCAGGGACATCGCCTCCTGGTCCGATTCGATTCAACAGCCGCTCGTCCTGTTGAATCCCACGATCGACGGCATGGTGACCGATTTTTTCGAATGGCGCGGCGCGGGAAGCATCGATACGCGACCCCCGCTTGGCGCCATGTGGAAAGCCGACGGGCTCTTCACTGCGATCCGATTCGGCTGGAACATGGATCATCTCGTAATGAGATTCGACCCCGACGAAACGAGCGGCACACGACAGGGCCTCGACGTCGACATTACTGTGCAAGGGCCTCAATTCACGTTTCGGCTTATGTTTCCGCTTTCTTCCTCGCCGGGCCCGAAGGCATTTCTCTTATCTCGCCGGACCCAGACGGATGCCTGGCAGGAAATCGGCTCTTATGGCTCGATCAAAGCCCACGCCATCCTGGAGTTGGCGGTCCCTTGGAAAGAGTTGTGCTTGGAACAAGGAAATGCGGCCCAGATCTCGATCATCGTCCGAGAACAGGGTCTTGAAGTGGCCCGCTATCCCGGCCATGGTTCGGCCATCCTCACCGTCCCCGGGCCGGAATTTGAGGCCGGACTGTGGAGAGTTTAG
- the galT gene encoding galactose-1-phosphate uridylyltransferase: protein MPDLRRDPIVGRWVIISTERRGRPHDFVKPQQTRPVSTALCPFCPGQERLTPKEIMAYRPQSGGPNSPNWTVRVVPNKFPALHVEGDMGREGIGLYDRMNGVGAHEVIIETPNHVEGLADLPTKKIEDMLWAYRDRMIDLRKDLRFRYILIFKNHGVSAGATLEHSHSQLIALPIVPTSVQEELDGCRHHYQQKERCIYCDILRQDLSDGDRIVAENTEFLCVTPFAPRFPFEMWILPKRHAAYFEESQKSQFEFLAPILSESLRRMDKVLSRPPYNFILHSSPLHEKTGDYYHWHLEIIPKLTQVAGFEWGTGFYINPVAPEEAATFLREAVI from the coding sequence ATGCCCGATTTAAGACGTGATCCCATTGTGGGCCGCTGGGTAATCATTTCCACAGAACGAAGGGGCCGCCCACATGACTTCGTCAAACCCCAACAGACCCGACCTGTTTCCACCGCCCTCTGTCCCTTTTGCCCGGGACAGGAACGGCTCACACCCAAAGAAATCATGGCCTATCGACCGCAGTCGGGCGGACCCAATTCTCCCAACTGGACCGTGCGTGTCGTCCCGAATAAATTTCCCGCGCTGCATGTCGAAGGGGACATGGGTCGCGAGGGGATCGGACTCTACGACCGCATGAACGGCGTGGGCGCTCATGAAGTCATCATCGAAACACCCAACCATGTCGAAGGCCTCGCAGATCTCCCGACCAAGAAGATCGAGGACATGCTGTGGGCCTATCGGGACCGAATGATCGATCTCAGAAAGGATCTTCGGTTCCGCTACATTCTCATTTTCAAAAACCACGGTGTATCCGCCGGTGCGACACTGGAACACAGCCATTCTCAGCTCATCGCCCTACCGATCGTCCCGACGAGCGTGCAAGAGGAGCTTGACGGATGCCGCCATCACTACCAGCAGAAGGAGCGCTGCATCTACTGCGACATTCTCCGACAAGATCTCTCGGATGGAGATCGGATCGTCGCCGAGAATACGGAGTTCCTCTGTGTGACGCCGTTCGCACCCCGATTTCCGTTCGAAATGTGGATTCTTCCCAAGCGTCACGCGGCGTATTTCGAGGAAAGTCAGAAGTCGCAGTTCGAATTTCTGGCTCCCATCCTTTCGGAATCGCTGCGCCGCATGGACAAAGTGCTGTCCCGTCCCCCATACAACTTCATCCTCCACAGTTCTCCCCTTCATGAGAAGACCGGCGACTACTACCATTGGCACCTGGAGATCATCCCCAAACTGACGCAAGTCGCAGGCTTCGAATGGGGCACCGGCTTCTACATCAATCCGGTAGCCCCGGAGGAAGCCGCGACGTTTCTCCGCGAAGCGGTGATCTAA
- a CDS encoding HD domain-containing protein, whose protein sequence is MPARFRLADPALREVLRRIEYTIRRGGGRVWLVGGSVRDLVLGRQPRDLDLEVLGLPPGQVYALLSEHFSVQFVGKAFQVFKLQGLPVDLSIPSRMLTDDTPLPSLLRQSAPDMLIDEALARRDFTINAMAWDPDTMELRDPFNGRDDLDSRTLRHTSNRFADDPLRVLRGMQLSARFELTVAPETVALCRTLSQEGQPSERLWEEWKKLLLQGRKPSLGLQFLRHCGWLHFYPELAALEGCPQDPIWHPEGDVWVHTLHCLDWFAAERTGDEPDDLAVGLGVLCHDFGKPATTRAEYGYVTSRGHESEGAGPTRRFLERLTSQQDLIDEVVPLVCCHLRPRALHNTNASDSAIRRLAKQVHRIDRLVRVARADHAGRPPNQFDGFPAGEWLLTRAQHLAVDRRAPLPIIMGRHLLELGIRPGPDMGRLLDDCYEAQLDGDFGTLEDGLTYVKNRLSARC, encoded by the coding sequence ATGCCGGCCCGCTTTCGTCTTGCAGATCCTGCCCTAAGGGAAGTCCTTCGCCGTATTGAATACACCATTCGTCGTGGAGGCGGAAGGGTCTGGCTGGTTGGCGGCTCAGTCCGCGATCTCGTGCTCGGTCGACAGCCTCGGGATCTGGACCTCGAAGTCCTTGGACTCCCGCCTGGTCAAGTCTATGCACTGCTGAGCGAGCACTTCTCGGTGCAATTCGTTGGAAAAGCGTTCCAGGTCTTCAAGCTGCAAGGTCTGCCGGTCGATCTTTCCATTCCTTCCCGCATGCTCACCGACGATACCCCTCTCCCCAGCTTGCTCAGGCAAAGCGCTCCCGACATGCTCATCGACGAGGCGCTGGCGCGGCGAGACTTCACCATAAATGCGATGGCCTGGGATCCGGACACCATGGAGCTTCGCGATCCCTTCAACGGTCGCGACGATCTTGATTCACGGACATTGCGTCACACGTCAAACCGATTCGCCGACGATCCTCTGCGCGTCTTGCGTGGCATGCAGCTGTCTGCCCGCTTTGAGCTCACTGTTGCGCCGGAAACAGTGGCCCTGTGCCGAACACTGTCCCAGGAGGGTCAACCAAGCGAGCGTCTGTGGGAAGAATGGAAGAAGCTGCTCCTTCAAGGACGCAAGCCATCGCTGGGTTTGCAGTTCTTACGTCACTGCGGCTGGCTGCATTTCTATCCGGAGCTCGCAGCCCTTGAAGGTTGCCCACAAGATCCCATCTGGCACCCTGAAGGCGACGTCTGGGTGCACACACTCCACTGCTTGGACTGGTTCGCAGCGGAGCGAACCGGTGATGAGCCGGACGATCTTGCCGTCGGGTTGGGCGTCCTCTGCCACGACTTCGGCAAACCGGCCACGACGAGAGCGGAATATGGGTACGTAACCTCCCGAGGACATGAATCGGAAGGGGCAGGCCCGACAAGACGTTTTCTTGAACGACTGACCAGCCAGCAGGACCTCATCGATGAAGTGGTCCCTCTGGTGTGTTGCCATCTTCGTCCTCGTGCCCTCCATAACACCAACGCTTCGGACAGCGCAATCCGTCGATTGGCAAAGCAAGTCCACCGCATCGACCGATTGGTGCGCGTGGCTCGGGCGGACCATGCAGGGCGGCCGCCGAACCAGTTTGATGGATTTCCCGCCGGCGAGTGGTTATTGACCCGGGCACAGCACCTGGCAGTGGACCGTCGGGCTCCTCTTCCCATTATCATGGGCCGTCACCTGTTGGAATTGGGAATCCGGCCAGGTCCTGACATGGGCCGACTCCTTGACGACTGTTATGAGGCTCAACTTGATGGAGACTTTGGAACGCTGGAGGACGGCCTCACTTACGTAAAGAATCGACTCTCCGCTCGGTGCTGA
- a CDS encoding MoaD/ThiS family protein, which yields MHVQLNHPSRSIEIKGPKQAKDLLRELHLLPEAHLVIRDDELVTEDEMLSDQDQIEIRPVISGG from the coding sequence ATGCACGTGCAATTGAATCACCCGTCGCGGTCGATCGAAATCAAAGGGCCGAAGCAAGCCAAAGACCTGCTGCGCGAATTGCATCTTCTGCCTGAAGCACACCTGGTGATTCGAGACGACGAATTAGTGACTGAGGACGAGATGCTTTCCGACCAAGACCAGATTGAAATCCGTCCGGTGATTTCGGGAGGGTAA
- a CDS encoding fibronectin type III domain-containing protein encodes MELPRSMTSQYRWLLIRLFPLVITACASPDSDSAPTSGTATLSWDASAGPDLEGYKIYQATASGGYGAPIATVTMDFTSYTVTSLEASTTHFFAVTAYNSDGAESSFSNEVSKTIR; translated from the coding sequence ATGGAGCTACCGAGATCGATGACCAGCCAGTATCGTTGGCTTCTGATCCGTTTGTTTCCGCTCGTTATTACAGCGTGCGCTTCACCTGATTCTGATTCCGCGCCAACCAGTGGAACGGCCACGCTTTCGTGGGATGCGAGCGCAGGACCGGACCTTGAAGGATACAAGATCTATCAGGCAACGGCCTCAGGGGGGTATGGTGCACCGATTGCTACCGTGACCATGGACTTCACGAGTTACACCGTAACTAGTCTGGAAGCCAGCACTACCCATTTCTTCGCAGTCACCGCGTACAATTCGGATGGGGCCGAAAGTTCCTTCTCAAACGAAGTGAGCAAGACTATCCGCTAA
- a CDS encoding IS1380 family transposase, giving the protein MRVRPAPASPLYPKIRFAFTDHPITVWAGAILLRLYFELIGLRAALAPLLIPFAKTSNNQIPTVDVLLAWWYGLALGAERFAHMTRYRRDPLLPRLLGLPRFPSPDTLRRFFCGFTYRRTTEVSEALMRFSLKAMRPILLGHTLDLDSTVFCRYGEQGGSLKGHNPIKRGRPSHHPLVAWLSERRRLLWATLRAGHAGTANGAREFLAQALTLLPAGHQIGLVRADAGFFVTAFLHCLETRDLPYIIVARLTPLVRKVVIHRIPEADWRPVARGIAVADMMATLLAWHGQPRRFVCLRQTLTDRPDASGRRLIECPGYTYRVFVTSVPFAAELVTRMYAGRADSENRIKELKEDLSLDTFCLQSFEATDAAFRTGCVLYNLLMGFRETVLPSGWFERRLRAVRDLVFLVGADLIPDARRLRVRFAVPPEERSELLQRLRTLSEGLPIAAQLDWDLSAAKNEDHALARAPNPSMPTIQPSHQMSGASP; this is encoded by the coding sequence ATGCGCGTCCGTCCAGCTCCCGCATCACCGCTCTATCCGAAGATTCGCTTTGCCTTCACGGACCATCCGATCACCGTCTGGGCCGGTGCGATTCTACTGCGGCTGTATTTCGAATTGATCGGGCTGCGCGCGGCACTTGCTCCGCTGCTGATCCCCTTTGCGAAGACCTCCAACAATCAGATTCCGACCGTGGACGTGCTGCTGGCCTGGTGGTATGGGCTGGCACTGGGCGCTGAACGTTTTGCGCACATGACCCGCTATCGGCGGGATCCACTGTTGCCACGGCTGCTGGGCCTGCCGCGGTTTCCCTCGCCCGATACGCTGCGGCGGTTCTTCTGTGGGTTTACGTACCGGCGGACCACCGAGGTATCGGAGGCCCTGATGCGGTTCTCCTTGAAGGCCATGCGACCGATTCTGCTGGGCCACACGCTGGATTTGGATTCGACCGTGTTCTGTCGGTATGGCGAGCAAGGTGGGAGTCTCAAGGGGCATAACCCGATCAAGCGTGGCCGCCCCTCCCATCATCCGTTGGTGGCGTGGTTGAGCGAGCGTCGGCGGCTCTTGTGGGCCACCTTGCGGGCGGGCCATGCAGGGACGGCCAACGGCGCACGGGAGTTTCTGGCGCAAGCGCTGACGCTATTGCCCGCCGGGCACCAGATTGGCCTGGTGCGTGCCGATGCCGGCTTTTTTGTCACGGCCTTCTTGCACTGCTTGGAAACCCGGGACTTGCCGTACATCATCGTGGCGCGGCTCACCCCGCTGGTGCGCAAAGTGGTGATTCACCGGATTCCGGAAGCCGACTGGCGGCCCGTCGCGCGGGGCATCGCGGTCGCCGACATGATGGCCACGTTGCTAGCCTGGCACGGACAGCCACGGCGGTTCGTGTGTCTGCGCCAGACGCTGACGGATCGCCCCGATGCGAGTGGGCGGCGGCTGATCGAGTGTCCGGGCTATACGTACCGCGTCTTCGTCACCAGTGTCCCCTTCGCCGCAGAACTGGTCACCCGAATGTACGCGGGCCGAGCCGACAGTGAGAACCGGATCAAGGAACTGAAGGAGGACTTGAGTCTCGACACGTTCTGTCTCCAGTCGTTCGAGGCCACCGATGCGGCCTTCCGCACGGGCTGCGTCCTCTACAATCTGCTCATGGGCTTTCGCGAGACGGTTCTGCCCTCGGGCTGGTTTGAGCGGCGGCTGCGAGCCGTGCGAGATCTGGTCTTCCTGGTCGGGGCGGATCTGATCCCCGACGCCCGACGGCTGCGGGTCCGGTTCGCGGTGCCCCCTGAGGAACGGTCCGAGTTGCTCCAGCGCCTGCGCACGCTTTCCGAGGGGCTGCCCATTGCGGCGCAGTTGGACTGGGACTTGAGTGCAGCCAAGAACGAGGATCACGCCCTCGCTCGCGCCCCCAATCCCTCCATGCCTACGATCCAACCATCACACCAGATGTCTGGGGCCTCCCCCTAA
- the pqqB gene encoding pyrroloquinoline quinone biosynthesis protein PqqB has protein sequence MILRVLGSAAGGGFPQWNCACVNCRGLRNGLVVASSRTEESISLSADGDNWFLINASPNIRAQIESFGPLHPRQSRSTPIQAIFLTNGDLDHCLGLLSLRENHRLVLYATDSVRRGFTEGNVLYRTLQRFAEQVTWRTLKLDVEEQVLHADGGPSGLTVTAVAVPGKLPIHLEGLVSSCEADVNVGLRFRQSSDGGVLAYFPAVGRITPSVLNALEGAGCVMFDGTFWSSDELSAPGFLEKSAEDLAHCPVGGPGGSLSMLSKIVASRRVFIHINNTNPMLREDSHERKLVETTGWEVAWDGMEILL, from the coding sequence ATGATCCTTCGGGTTCTAGGGTCGGCTGCTGGAGGTGGATTCCCACAGTGGAACTGCGCCTGTGTGAATTGCAGAGGCCTGCGGAACGGGCTGGTCGTCGCAAGCTCTCGGACAGAGGAATCCATCAGTCTCAGCGCAGACGGGGATAACTGGTTTCTCATCAACGCCTCTCCGAACATTCGGGCTCAGATCGAAAGCTTCGGCCCCCTCCATCCTCGTCAATCACGTTCTACGCCGATCCAAGCCATCTTCTTGACCAACGGAGATCTGGACCACTGTCTGGGACTCCTCTCGCTTCGGGAGAATCATCGGCTTGTTCTGTATGCGACCGACTCCGTGCGCCGAGGATTCACCGAAGGCAATGTCTTGTATCGGACGCTCCAGCGTTTCGCCGAACAGGTCACCTGGCGGACCTTGAAGCTCGATGTTGAGGAACAAGTGTTACATGCGGATGGAGGACCGTCTGGGCTGACGGTGACAGCCGTGGCAGTTCCGGGGAAGCTTCCAATCCATTTGGAGGGACTCGTTTCCTCCTGTGAGGCGGACGTGAATGTGGGGCTTCGCTTTCGCCAATCGTCCGACGGGGGAGTGCTGGCCTATTTTCCCGCTGTCGGTCGGATCACGCCCTCAGTTCTCAACGCGCTCGAGGGAGCCGGTTGCGTCATGTTCGACGGGACGTTTTGGTCGAGCGATGAACTGTCCGCCCCGGGATTTCTTGAAAAATCGGCGGAAGATCTCGCACATTGTCCTGTCGGTGGACCGGGAGGAAGCCTTTCGATGCTCTCGAAGATTGTCGCTTCTCGCCGGGTGTTCATCCACATCAACAACACCAATCCGATGTTACGGGAGGATTCTCACGAACGAAAACTCGTCGAGACGACAGGATGGGAGGTCGCATGGGACGGAATGGAGATCCTATTGTGA
- the pqqC gene encoding pyrroloquinoline-quinone synthase PqqC, with product MGRNGDPIVTMKEDRRRDRLSQDAFIEWLKREGSRRYHDRHPFHELMHDGNLTKTQLQQWVLNRYYYQTRIPIKDALIVSKSEDPAFRRMWLRRIRDHDGEQEGEGGLALWLELARGVGLNADEVGSFRSVLPGVRVACDDYVRFVREAPLLEAVASSLTELFAPSLMARRLEAWRQHYPWVCSKSLEYFQLRISRATLDSNQAVEFVVQHATTYSLQESCVKALVKKADILWTMLDHLSLAYVETGSQRKQTAHDSRHSQTSA from the coding sequence ATGGGACGGAATGGAGATCCTATTGTGACGATGAAGGAAGATCGCCGTCGGGATCGGCTCTCACAGGACGCCTTTATCGAATGGCTCAAGCGGGAAGGCTCTCGTCGCTACCATGACCGCCATCCGTTCCATGAGCTGATGCATGACGGGAATTTGACCAAGACACAGCTCCAACAGTGGGTACTGAACCGCTACTACTATCAAACGCGGATTCCCATCAAGGATGCCCTCATTGTTTCGAAATCCGAGGACCCGGCTTTTCGGCGGATGTGGCTCCGTCGCATCCGAGACCATGACGGCGAACAGGAAGGAGAAGGCGGACTCGCCCTATGGCTTGAGTTGGCACGAGGCGTAGGCCTCAACGCAGACGAGGTGGGGAGTTTCCGATCCGTCCTCCCGGGAGTCAGGGTCGCGTGCGACGACTATGTCCGGTTCGTCCGCGAGGCTCCGCTTCTCGAGGCCGTGGCCTCCTCGCTTACGGAATTGTTTGCGCCTTCCCTCATGGCGCGCCGCCTCGAAGCGTGGAGGCAACATTATCCCTGGGTGTGCTCGAAGTCCCTGGAGTATTTTCAGTTGCGCATCTCTCGTGCAACTCTCGATTCGAACCAGGCCGTCGAATTTGTCGTTCAGCACGCGACCACTTATTCCCTTCAAGAAAGTTGCGTGAAAGCCTTGGTCAAGAAGGCCGATATTTTGTGGACCATGCTCGACCACCTCTCTTTGGCGTATGTTGAGACGGGATCGCAACGGAAGCAAACTGCTCATGACTCTCGCCACAGTCAGACCTCGGCTTAG
- the pqqD gene encoding pyrroloquinoline quinone biosynthesis peptide chaperone PqqD produces MTLATVRPRLSPKVRLRFDRRTGRHLLLYPERGLELNDTATAIVRLCTGEWTIEDMVDHLTRAYDNGSPDEIKREVCKFLDVLADRGLLQRLS; encoded by the coding sequence ATGACTCTCGCCACAGTCAGACCTCGGCTTAGTCCAAAAGTACGCCTTCGATTCGATCGGCGTACCGGTCGTCACCTGCTCTTGTACCCTGAGAGGGGACTCGAACTGAACGACACGGCCACGGCAATTGTGCGTCTTTGCACGGGTGAATGGACGATCGAGGATATGGTGGATCATCTCACCCGAGCCTATGATAACGGGTCTCCCGATGAGATCAAGCGAGAGGTCTGCAAGTTTCTGGATGTCCTCGCCGATCGCGGCCTGCTTCAACGCCTGTCATGA